A genomic stretch from Helianthus annuus cultivar XRQ/B chromosome 1, HanXRQr2.0-SUNRISE, whole genome shotgun sequence includes:
- the LOC110939603 gene encoding uncharacterized protein LOC110939603 — protein MESTKLHPASTVSNIKSLIPITLEMETGQYASWSELFKIQCRAFLVIDHLSPKPPAPAASSSKDTDKDKDKVTTPVDDQWDRLDAIVLQWIYATISNDLLHTILKPNTTAYDAWTTLEGIFQDNKSSRAIHLLHKFSNTRLDGFSNVSAYCQQLKMIADQLANVGSPVENDRLVLQLISGLNEQYEGIATILQQQDPLPTFYEARSKLVLVESRKTEQALNMAQTAGTPLTQTLPGLRTKPTQTRSEAVVVAEVADAAEDGRLTVAGVRSGRQDTLPVHQDRAGLLTHGLEINSGLPTTTSTIIGLSISSGPPHPSGTHGLLHHRALIPLPPLGPALILADRVFSARDPIKLTILPTHPPTLTRRSTPCL, from the coding sequence ATGGAATCTACAAAACTCCATCCTGCTTCCACTGTATCGAACATTAAAAGTCTCATCCCCATAACTTTGGAGATGGAGACCGGGCAATATGCGTCATGGTCTGAACTTTTCAAGATTCAGTGCCGGGCGTTTCTCGTGATTGATCATCTATCACCTAAACCACCTGCTCCTGCTGCCTCTAGTTCCAAAGACACAGACAAAGACAAAGACAAGGTTACTACCCCTGTCGATGATCAATGGGATCGGCTAGATGCGATTGTGCTACAATGGATCTACGCTACAATCTCTAATGATCTTTTACACACGATTCTCAAACCAAATACCACCGCTTACGATGCATGGACCACCCTTGAAGGAATTTTCCAAGACAACAAGAGCTCTCGTGCCATCCATCTTCTCCATAAATTCTCAAACACTCGTCTCGACGGGTTTTCGAACGTTTCCGCCTACTGTCAACAGTTGAAGATGATAGCAGATCAGTTAGCTAATGTGGGTTCTCCGGTTGAAAACGACAGGCTGGTACTTCAACTTATATCCGGTTTAAACGAGCAATATGAGGGGATCGCAACCATACTTCAGCAACAAGATCCTCTCCCAACTTTTTATGAAGCTCGTTCGAAATTAGTCTTGGTTGAAAGTCGGAAAACAGAGCAGGCGTTGAATATGGCTCAAACTGCGGGCACGCCCTTAACGCAAACACTTCCAGGCCTTCGAACCAAACCCACTCAGACGCGGAGCGAGGCCGTGGTCGTGGCAGAAGTCGCGGACGCGGCAGAGGACGGCAGGCTAACCGTGGCAGGGGTGCGTTCGGGTCGTCAGGATACCCTACCGGTGCACCAGGACAGGGCTGGCCTCCTAACACATGGGCTGGAAATCAACAGTGGGCTGCCAACAACAACTTCAACAATAATTGGGCTGTCAATCAGCAGTGGGCCGCCCCACCCCAGTGGAACTCATGGGCTGCTCCACCACCGTGCCCTTATCCCACTACCTCCCCTCGGCCCAGCACTAATACTAGCGGACAGGGTATTCTCGGCTCGCGACCCAATCAAGCTCACTATACTGCCTACACACCCACCGACATTGACCAGGCGCTCCACACCATGTCTCTAA